The Raphanus sativus cultivar WK10039 unplaced genomic scaffold, ASM80110v3 Scaffold0317, whole genome shotgun sequence genome includes a window with the following:
- the LOC108849049 gene encoding 3-epi-6-deoxocathasterone 23-monooxygenase CYP90C1, with translation MDYWVAGFLVLTAGIILRSRLWFRLRKWKTRDGEEEEQEKETKKAMIPKGSLGWPVIGETLAFIACGYSSRPVTFMDKRKSLYGNVFKTNIIGTPIIISTDAEVNKVVLQNHGNTFVPAYPKSITELLGENSILSINGPHQKRLHTLIGAFFRSPHLKERITRDIEASVGLTLASWSHLPVVHVQDETKKMTFEILVKLLMSISRGEDLDILKLEFEEFIKGLICIPIKFPGTRLYKSLKAKERLIKIVKKVVKERQMATTDTVRKTSPANDAVDVLLRDVSDGGSSDTPSQPLDFVSGKIVEMMIPGEETMPTAMTLAVKFLSDNPVALAKLVEENMEFKRRKLESGEEYNWSDYMSLSFTHNVINETLRMANIINGVWRKALKDVEIKGYLIPKGWCVLASFISVHMDEDIYENPYQFDPWRWDRINGSVNSNVCFTPFGGGQRLCPGLELSKLEISIFLHQLVTRYSWRAEEDKIVSFPTVKMKRRLPIRVAPVERTSHIPVEDH, from the exons ATGGATTATTGGGTCGCGGGTTTCTTGGTTTTGACGGCCGGTATTATTCTCCGTTCACGGCTCTGGTTTCGTCTAAGAAAATGGAAAacgagagatggagaagaagaagaacaagagaaagagaCGAAGAAGGCTATGATTCCGAAGGGAAGCTTAGGATGGCCGGTGATCGGAGAAACCCTAGCCTTTATTGCTTGTGGATATTCTTCTCGGCCTGTTACCTTCATGGACAAACGAAAGTCTTT GTACGGGAATGTGTTCAAGACGAACATAATAGGGACACCAATCATAATATCGACCGATGCAGAGGTTAACAAAGTGGTGCTCCAAAACCATGGCAACACATTCGTCCCTGCATACCCTAAGTCAATCACTGAACTACTTGGAGAAAACTCTATTCTCAGCATCAATGGACCTCATCAAAAGAGGCTACACACGCTCATTGGCGCATTCTTTAGATCTCCTCACCTCAAGGAGAGGATTACTCGAGACATTGAGGCCTCGGTAGGTCTAACTTTAGCTTCTTGGTCTCACCTTCCCGTGGTTCATGTCCAAGACGAGACCAAAAAG atGACGTTTGAGATATTAGTAAAACTGTTGATGAGTATATCACGTGGTGAAGATTTAGATATTCTCAAGCTTGAGTTCGAAGAATTCATCAAGGGTTTGATTTGCATCCCCATCAAATTCCCTGGAACTAGACTTTATAAATCCCTAAAG GCGAAAGAGAGGCTGATAAAGATAGTTAAGAAGGTTGTGAAGGAGAGGCAAATGGctactacggatacggtgaggAAGACTTCTCCAGCGAATGACGCGGTGGATGTGCTATTAAGAGACGTTAGTGACGGTGGTAGTTCAGATACGCCATCTCAGCCTTTGGATTTCGTCAGCGGGAAGATCGTAGAGATGATGATACCCGGAGAGGAAACAATGCCAACGGCAATGACCTTGGCTGTCAAATTCCTAAGTGACAATCCCGTCGCTCTAGCCAAACTCGTG GAGGAGAATATGGAGTTTAAGAGGCGTAAATTGGAGTCAGGAGAAGAATACAATTGGTCAGACTATATGTCTCTCTCTTTTACTCATAAT GTGATAAATGAAACGCTGAGGATGGCTAATATCATTAACGGTGTGTGGAGGAAGGCTCTCAAAGATGTAGAAATTAAAG GTTACTTAATACCAAAAGGATGGTGTGTATTGGCATCATTCATATCGGTTCACATGGATGAAGACATTTATGAGAATCCCTATCAATTCGATCCGTGGAGATGGGAC AGAATTAATGGATCGGTAAACAGTAATGTTTGCTTCACACCCTTTGGTGGTGGACAAAGGCTATGTCCTGGTTTAGAACTATCGAAGCTCGAAATCTCCATCTTTCTTCACCAACTCGTAACCCGATACAG CTGGAGAGCCGAGGAAGACAAGATCGTGTCATTTCCAACAGTCAAGATGAAGCGGAGGCTTCCCATCCGAGTGGCTCCCGTCGAGAGAACCTCTCATATCCCAGTCGAAGATCATTAG